One Phoenix dactylifera cultivar Barhee BC4 unplaced genomic scaffold, palm_55x_up_171113_PBpolish2nd_filt_p 000548F, whole genome shotgun sequence DNA window includes the following coding sequences:
- the LOC103721919 gene encoding LOW QUALITY PROTEIN: uncharacterized protein At2g24330-like (The sequence of the model RefSeq protein was modified relative to this genomic sequence to represent the inferred CDS: inserted 6 bases in 4 codons) → MADDAGAAAGEDPAKSSSSSSSAAAKKQRRGFFSRIWRGIFGVRSEDYEKRLQYLSKEEAAVHARMKRRAQSSRRMVRNLIVLSVIVEVVAVGYAIMTTRSLDLNWQMRAVRVLPMFVLPGLSSVIYSTLVSFTRMLDRKDQKMLEKLRAERKEKIDELXERTNYYTTQQLIQKYDLDPTAKAAAASVLASXIGADSGLKVYVGDESKTDSLSKSKAVELVQSDGLRNRKQSHPRSNYTGSTTTQVVNEISTEFRGDSQDVPIQSQKVVEHLKXFKPSNGGWIARIAALLVGDDPSESYAXICGNCHMHNGAQEEDFPHITYYCPHCDAFNTPPQSVKLLSLRFWQDQSTCSN, encoded by the exons ATGGCGGATGATGCCGGCGCGGCTGCAGGGGAGGATCCGGCGAAGTCCTCGTCATCGTCGTCGTCGGCTGCGGCGAAGAAGCAGCGGAGGGGGTTCTTCTCCCGGATTTGGAGGGGGATCTTTGGAGTGAGGAGTGAGGACTATGAGAAGAGGCTGCAGTACTTGTCCAAGGAGGAGGCCGCAGTTCATGCGAGGATGAAGCGGCGGGCTCAGTCGTCCAGGAGGATGGTCAGGAATCTTATTGTTCTCTCCGTCATCGTTGAG gTTGTAGCAGTGGGTTATGCTATTATGACGACAAGATCACTAGATCTGAACTGGCAGATGAGGGCAGTTCGAGTTTTGCCTATGTTTGTTTTGCCTGGTTTATCTTCTGTTATCTATTCAACACTTGTAAGCTTCACAAGGATGC TTGATCGCAAGGACCAGAAAATGCTTGAAAAGCTACGTGctgagaggaaagaaaagattgatgagc AAGAAAGAACGAATTATTACACAACACAACAACTTATTCAG AAATATGACCTTGATCCTACTGCAAAGGCTGCGGCAGCAAGTGTTCTAGCATC AATTGGGGCAGATTCTGGTTTGAAAGTTTATGTTGGAGATGAATCTAAGACCGATTCGCTGTCAAAAAGCAAGGCTGTTGAGCTGGTGCAATCTGATGGGCTGCGGAATAGGAAACAATCTCATCCAAGAAGCAATTATACTGGGAGCACAACTACTCAGGTGGTAAATGAAATTTCCACGGAGTTCAGGGGTGACAGCCAAGATGTGCCAATTCAGTCTCAGAAGGTTGTTGAACATTTAAA GTTCAAGCCTAGCAATGGTGGATGGATTGCACGCATTGCTGCACTGCTTGTGGGTGACGATCCATCAGAGTCTTATG TCATTTGTGGCAACTGCCACATGCATAATGGTGC TCAGGAAGAGGATTTTCCTCACATAACATACTACTGTCCACACTGCGATGCTTTCAACACACCGCCGCAATCTGTGAAGTTGCTCAGTTTGCGGTTCTGGCAGGACCAGTCCACCTGCTCCAATTGA
- the LOC120106504 gene encoding uncharacterized protein LOC120106504, producing MIDAASGGASVDKTSETARNLIANMAANSQQFGTRLDPPSKHVNEVNISSLEQQIASLTSLVRQMAVGNMQKEKACGICSVVGHPTDMCPTLQEEPTEQVNAAGGFPGQPQRKYEPYSSTYNPGWRDHPNLSYRNPQVNQSATQNRPNFQQYQQPYPPRQQPGQTSNSDMSLEDIVKTLATNTLQFQQETKQFQHEARASIQSLDNQMGQMATAISRLEAQSSEKLPSQTVVNPRENASAIVLRSGKEVEIPTKGTPASSKQEKEKNVVVDRNVSNDDDVPKHKFPPLSAYKPVSPFPQALAESRKDEQNKDLYETFRKCEVNIPLLDAIKQVPRYAKFVKELCTIKRK from the coding sequence ATGATTGATGCTGCTAGTGGAGGAGCTTCGGTGGATAAAACTTCAGAAACCGCGAGAAACTTGATTGCAAATATGGCAGCCAATTCTCAACAATTTGGCACTAGGCTTGACCCTCCATCTAAGCATGTTAATGAGGTAAATATTTCTTCCCTTGAACAGCAAATTGCGAGTCTAACTTCTCTTGTTCGTCAAATGGCTGTAGGTAATatgcaaaaagaaaaggctTGTGGGATTTGTTCGGTAGTAGGACATCCAACTGATATGTGCCCAACTCTTCAAGAAGAGCCCACTGAGCAAGTGAATGCAGCGGGTGGTTTTCCTGGACAACCTCAAAGGAAGTATGAACCCTATTCGAGcacatataatccgggatggaGGGATCACCCCAATCTTAGTTATAGAAATCCACAAGTAAATCAGTCCGCAACTCAAAACCGTCCAAATTTTCAGCAATATCAGCAGCCATATCCTCCGAGACAACAACCGGGCcaaacttctaattctgatATGTCTTTAGAAGATATTGTTAAGACTCTTGCCACTAATACTTTGCAATTTCAACAGGAAACAAAACAATTTCAACATGAGGCGAGAGCTAGTATTCAAAGTTTGGACAATCAAATGGGCCAGATGGCAACCGCAATTAGTCGGCTAGAGGCACAAAGTTCGGAGAAATTACCCTCTCAAACAGTAGTAAATCCAAGAGAAAATGCAAGTGCAATCGTTTTGAGAAGTGGTAAAGAGGTTGAGATTCCAACAAAGGGAACCCCTGCATCGTCgaaacaagaaaaggagaaaaatgtCGTTGTAGACAGGAACGTTTCCAATGACGATGATGTACCTAAGCATAAGTTTCCGCCTCTTTCGGCTTATAAACCAGTATCTCCTTTTCCTCAAGCTTTAGCAGAATCTAGAAAAGATGAGCAAAATAAAGATTTATATGAGACTTTTCGTAAATGCGAGGTAAATATTCCACTTTTAGATGCTATTAAACAAGTACCTCGTTATGCTAAATTTGTGAAAGAACTGTGTACAATTAAGCGGAAATAG